DNA sequence from the Malus sylvestris chromosome 10, drMalSylv7.2, whole genome shotgun sequence genome:
TAATGAGTATCTGAGACATACTGATAGAGCAACAACATTGATGTAAAAGTCAATAAGTGTTGCTGTCATCCACCTGCAATAATGTAGCAGCTaacttttaattacatgacAGCTGAAAAGATCAATCAAAATCTTCAATTAAAACATTGCCTACTATTCCAATATTCTCTCTTACACAGTAAAATAGTTCGCAAGAAGCAAGAACCACATGAGactgaaataaataaataaaaacttacgGAGTCAAAAGCTCTGTGCGAAAAGGAGTACCATCTGTTAAGAGAGTGTACAGAAGAGTTACCAGCATCAAGAGACCCAAAGCAATAAAGGTAACTCTTGCAATCATAACGTGGGAGCACTTATTCTTACTTTCGGTACCATAACTACATGAAAAcatttatcaaatcaaatcagtttttattGGGACGGGGCAAGATAAAAGATGTGCATTGTACCATGCTATCACATTTATTGCCAGTTAAATCTATAACATTAGTACCTCCAGCCGGGAGTATGATAGAGGAAAATGAGAAAAAGATGGAAAGAAAGATATGATAAGAAAAGAAGCATCTTCACCAGCATATGCATACTTTCTTAGCATAAGACGGTTGTGtgtgcatgcatgtgcatgttttcacaaatattcCGATACGAACTCATGTAAGATGGCCACCATTACTGATTAAGCTTAGTATGATACTATGATATAGAGCTTTATCTAACAGAAAAAAAATAGCTGCATGAGAAACCATATTTATAAAGAAAATGGAGCAGCATATGCAGTTTCATAAAGCATAGTATGATGTGCATCTTCGTGTGTGCCCTATCCTATGACATGTATCAACAAACCTGCACGAGTTCTAGTATATGGTCACATGCATATGAATTATGATGCACCATTATCAGATAAAGCTCAGTGATCACACAGAGCTCATAAATCAAATAAAGCCCAACAGTGAACTCCTGAGTTTAAAGTTTGTTTAAGCAAAATTCCTCTCTAAATGTTTACTTGTAAACAAATAACATCATGTATTAAGTTAACATTTACACAGTAACACAGACTCAATAGAAATCATCCAAAAATGTCACTCCTCTACATGGTCACCAGAGCACAATCTATATTGATGGTCTCAATCCAGTTCTTATATTATTTCCCATCTCCAAATACAGCCAGCCTTTCTGGTATTATCGCACCAAGCTGCAAAGCAGCAATTCAACAACCACACCTTCCTTCATTTGCAGCGAGTTGCCAATATCACAACAGCTTCTCATACCCCAATAATAGCCAACAATGCTATTTTGTCTTCCTATCTCCAATCTCCTTTTCAATAAAATTTCATGGCTGCCTCGGAAAAGGGGAAACTCTGTTTCCTCCACTGCAATTGTGCTAACCAGAAAGTCTTCTTTCTCTGCTAGAACTTCAATCCGAGTTTTTGAATATCACCCACCTTGTTACACCTCAAGCAGACAAATTCGAACCATCTCTGGTAAATCAGTTTTTCTCTTACACAATAAATATTTTTCAATGCCGCAGGTATAAATTCTACAAACACTAATGGGTTGCAAGctataaataataatttaaaaaaaaaaaaaaaactataatgaTTCAGCAATTAAGTAATATCAGAAttcctaaaattaaaattctctGTCATTTTCATGTAATTGATAACCACATCATATTTGAATCTATTTCCCAGAGATTACAACTTAAGAACATTGTATTAAGAGATAAATCAAATTAGAATACATTAATTGAATCAAGAGAGAGCACAAGAAGGAAATCAGATGGGAATCAACCGATTTCCATGCACTTTGCCATCCACCGACAAGTTTCTCTATGCACGTCTCTCATTATTATAATTTCTATACAATAATTTGATTCAACATTAGAGCACGATACACTAAGGTGAAGTTTAGTTTACCTACCTGTTTGAATGTCGCAACAGAACATAGTACATAGGATCTTGCGATTCTGCAGTCGATAGCTTCATAAATTGCAACAGAATGTAGGCACATGTAGTGATACTTGAAACAGAAACCAAAGAATAGCAACAAAttaataacaaactaaacttgATAATGAACCAGATAAATTGTGTGTGacagaaaaatcaaacaaatattaacACATTGAAATACTACCAAGCATGACAggtcaaaaaagaaaaaagaaaagattgcAAGCTCAAATCAAACTTTCACACTCAAATTCGAACAAGAATCATTGtcatgaaatgaaaagaaatcaaTACACAAATACAAAAAGGCAACTGATACCAGAAAAAGAAGCAAAACTACATAACGATTAAAGAAAACATAGTAGAACTTTGAACCACTGCTCTGTTACTTAGGTGTAGTAACAACTAATGCAATCACCACATCTCAAAATTCAATCATAGTGACTGATAGGATTAGGACGTGTTTCTGGGAAAACTCAGATCAGGATTGAGAAACTTAACTATCTGACCCAACAGTATTGGGTTGAAATTTCAACCATACAAGACCAACCGAGAGAAGCTTGTCACTGGTAAACCCAATGTGCTAGGTAATAAAAAAGTTTGTCTAACCACATTACTGATCTGAACCACCCCACACGCATGTTCAGAATATATTTAGTATAGGGTAGAAAGCAAACCTTCCAAAGCATACTAGTAGTATAACCCATAGTGTAGCAATAATCCAGTTTGACTCCTTGTAGGAAATCCAAATCTGAAAAGAGAGACATAACTTATATAAGTCTATGTTAAACTGAGCTACGCACACAATTTTGTTTACAGCAGATTCAACTCAATGCATGATGAAATAGCAAGTCGACCGAAAGAGACCAAAAGAACCTAAACAGCCAGTAATTTATATCTCGTGTCTAAATATAATCGAGGAGCCTTTAAGCACCTCAAAATGAAATAACAATACAACATCATAGAGGCCATAAACCCCGAAAGATAAGGAGAAGAAACTAAAACAGTGACACTTTCCATTAAGTTTACCAGTACAAGCATTCTGGCATATATAGAAAGATTTTCTTATTTTCCATTCCTCATGGAAGAAATAAATCTAAAAGGAAATGTCAGGAAGTATACTTGGTTAACAAGCAACGTACATTCTAGACTCATTAACTCATAGAAATACCAACGATTACAAGCAGCCTTAATCTAGCAAATTTTTAGCTACCAAAGTACCCCGAGACAATGACTGCAATCGATTACGGAAACTGTACGGTTGTTCATATGCTTCTTTCTTTTCATCTTTAAAGTCAAATGAACTATTATGATTTTATCCATTTCAAACAAAGCTATTAATGAAGGGCAAGCCTTGGCGCAACATAAAGTTGCTCCTTTTGTGACCAAAAGGTTACAGGTTTGAGTCGACGAAAAAGCCTCTTTGCAAAGCAAGATTGCACATGATACCGACCCCACTTTACGGGAGCCTTGTTCCTTTTAAACAATGATATTACTGATATAGCACCAACAGAAAAAAGAAGACGgaattaacaagaaaaattaaaaaaaaaattacaacgaTGGAACCTCAAGAATTCGATGAAAGCTTAGCAGAAAACTGTGTTTAAGTTTAAGATCATACCGCCAAAGGAACAACATTGATGTAGAAATCAATCAAGGTAGCCACCATCCACCTGAAAcagaaaaaatcccaaaactttcaaaataattaaacaaacaaacaaaccaaaagactgggagtatgagagagagagagagagagagagagagtacggaGTAAGAAGGTCCTTGCGAAAGGGAAGGCCGTCGACGGAGAGAGTGTAAAAGAGAGTGACGGTCATCGCGCAGCCCAAAGCTGCAAACAGAACTCTTAAGCCAATCACCAAAGAATTCGCCATTGCCTCCGCCTCACaggaattgaagaagaaaagaagggagTTTTGACGACTGAAATGCAAGTGTGCGTGCGGCTCTTGTGTTCTGTCGTCTGTGGCCTGTGGCTGTGCTTCTGAGGTTCCACGAAGACGGGAGCGCGCGGACGCCAGAGCTCCACGTCGCTTCCGTAGTTAAATTAACTAGTGCTGTTTTAGGCTTTAGCTAATGTGTTTGACTCTCCCACAACCCCTCTAACTTAAAAGGATAATGttacaaaaaacaaatttttaaataaaattatgttTTACTAATAAGAAACTAGCATATAGTCACGTACAaaatatgtatttttatttttgaaagagaaggagagaggaagggagAGATAGAGAAATTGGGAGcgggaaatttttattttatttttttataattagagatatgttaggattacatgtatgtgaggttttgaaaaaaaaaaacagcaaaatttagttgtgtgaaattacatttctaccccatatttcttattcatgttttgCTTTAATAAGGGTTAAATTGGTAATTTTATATGGTTTTAGTTGATAATGagtgtttttttaattagtagagataagcACCTTGATTAAGAATCAGTATTTACCCATGCATATAAGATTTCATGTTCAATATTAAAGATTTATAACTAATTTATTTACTGTAATTATGTTTTTGtttgtcaaattattttttcatttactattcaaaatttgaaaagaaatataaattaattactTATAAGAGCTAGAGAGCATTAGGATACAGTATTGAGTGTAATATTCTTTGGGCATTTAGCTTTTGTTAGTTTCCCTCTCATCCTTTTTATACTTCATTTTGTAATACACACAATAATATTTACATGTGTGAAAAAAGAAGGTTAAGCTTCAAAAAGAGTTATTAGCTATAATAGTTTGGTTCGAATTCACCCTTAATAAGGATTAAAcgtaaaatctctcacttaatCATTTACAAATAGAAAATATCACTAaatcataatactaaataactCAATCTCTGTAATCATAAAGAGCAACTATACATGTATTGTGACTTCGATCTTTAAAATTTACTAGTTTTTCTGCGCGTGCCCAAGTAAATGTGAAAAGTCAATACATGTCACTCGCTTGGATTTAACGCTTGACGCCTACTTTGGAGGATGACACAGCTAAAATTACAACTTGGTTGCATGACTTGATCACGATTTAAACTTTTAATCCCACCCTAGTGTGATGGCCGCCGTCCTAAACCACTTTTGTtgtgggacaaggattgtctgcccttccactTTTGATGCCCTCCCgtggacaaggattgtttgccctcccacttcaggtgccctcccgtgcccttctgttttgtatggtcacggttaagccacgtcaacattttatattatttttttatagagataataagacaaaatgaatagtaatataaaatgttgacgtgacttaaccgtgaccacgcAAACAGAATAACATGGGAgggggacaaggattgtctgccctcccacttccggtgccctcctgtttgtgtggtcacggttaagccacgccaacattttatattactattcatttttgttttattatctctataaaaaataatataaaatattgacgtggcttaactgtgaccacataaaacaggagggcatAGGAAAACACCGAAAGTGGAAGGGTAGACAATTCTTGTCCTTTGTTGTGTGGATAAGTGGGACCCAAAAAACACATGTCTAATCTAAACTGACTTCTTACTATAATAATGTCACCTGGCACTTGGTCTTTGTCATTGTAATAATATATGTTGCTGTCCGTCCTGCCGACTCGTAcacaaatataattacaaaaattaaaaacaacacAACCAACCACCGATCGAAATTGGCGcccctttcttctctctctctctctcgctcactctctctcttcccattCATTCTTTCCTTTcctagaaagagaagaaaaaagagaaacaaaagtggaaagaaaaattcaaacacGCCGACCAATCAATCGCATTGGTGCGTGAAATCTGTTTACTGTCGAAATAGTTGAAATTTTCGCCTTTTGCATCAGTTTAAATTCGTCGCCATGTCATTGCGCAGACGAACCTTGCTCAAGGTCATCGTTCTCGGCGACAGCGGGTACGTTTTAGGGTTTCTGATTCTGCAGCAATTGTAGTTTATTTCTATATTTTGTGTGAATTTTAGTGATTAAATTTGTGTTTGTTCTTCTGTTAGGGTGGGCAAGACCTCGTTGATGAACCAGTATCCTTCATTCACCATCCGTGAGATTATTTTCGTTAACTTTAattatgtttttccaatttcggTGTTGAATTTGTGTAATTTTCGTTGTGcgatctcagaaatctaagTAATTTTGGTGAATTAAGTTTAATTAGGTTGATATTGTTTATGATCGACAAATGGGGCATTGTTATTCTAATGAGGTATCagtttaattatgtatttttttgggTGTTAAGACTGTGTGGTTCTTTAACTGATGGCTTAGATATGTGCACAAGAAGTTTAGTCAGCAGTATAAAGCTACAATTGGTGCCGATTTTGTCACCAAAGAACTCCAAATCGATGACAGGCTCGTCACTTTACAAGTGGGTTTTGTGGTTCAATGGTATTCAGTGTTCTGTTTGGTATAATTTAGGGTAATTATTGTTGGAATTGTGGGTGctaatttatgtgggtttttctgttttttttggtCTGGAAGATTTGGGACACAGCCGGGCAGGAAAGATTTCAGAGTCTTGGAGTTGCATTCTACAGAGGAGCAGATTGCTGTGTTCTTGTTTATGATGTTAACGTAATGAAGTCCTTTGACACTCTAGATAATTGGCATGAGGAGTTTCTCAAGCAGGTTTGTTTCATGCCTTT
Encoded proteins:
- the LOC126585053 gene encoding uncharacterized protein LOC126585053 isoform X2 — translated: MANSLVIGLRVLFAALGCAMTVTLFYTLSVDGLPFRKDLLTPWMVATLIDFYINVVPLAIWISYKESNWIIATLWVILLVCFGSITTCAYILLQFMKLSTAESQDPMYYVLLRHSNSYGTESKNKCSHVMIARVTFIALGLLMLVTLLYTLLTDGTPFRTELLTPWMTATLIDFYINVVALSVWVVYKESSWTTAALWIIFLISFGSITTCTYIVRQLFLLTSQDPLYVVLLRSGSRKQK
- the LOC126585053 gene encoding uncharacterized protein LOC126585053 isoform X1; protein product: MANSLVIGLRVLFAALGCAMTVTLFYTLSVDGLPFRKDLLTPWMVATLIDFYINVVPLAIWISYKESNWIIATLWVILLVCFGSITTCAYILLQFMKLSTAESQDPMYYVLLRHSNSYGTESKNKCSHVMIARVTFIALGLLMLVTLLYTLLTDGTPFRTELLTPWMTATLIDFYINVVALSVWVVYKESSWTTAALWIIFLISFGSITTCTYIVRQLFLLTSQDPLYVVLLRSGSRAESRSDGALI
- the LOC126585054 gene encoding ras-related protein Rab7, which produces MSLRRRTLLKVIVLGDSGVGKTSLMNQYVHKKFSQQYKATIGADFVTKELQIDDRLVTLQIWDTAGQERFQSLGVAFYRGADCCVLVYDVNVMKSFDTLDNWHEEFLKQADPPDPKTFPFILLGNKIDIDGGNSRVVSEKKAKDWCASKGNIPYFETSAKEDYNVDGAFLCIAKAALANEHEQDIYFQGVPEAVTESDQRGGGGCAC